ATCGCGACGACTTCACCGAGCCCGGGCGCATCCGCGTCGAGCAGGTCTTCGTGGGTCCTGCGTCGGTCGAGGACGAGGCGCGTGCCGGCGGGCGGGCGGCGGCCGCCGCGCGGCGGCTGCGGGCCGGCGACGCGCTCGCGGGCGTCCGCCGCGACCTCGGCGACGAGGAGGTTGCCCCCCTGCCCGACGCCCTCCTTCCGCCCGCGAAGCTGCGCGAGTACCTGGGCGAGACGGCGACGCGCGCGGCCCTCGCCCTCGCGCCGGGCGGGGTGAGCGACCCCGTGCGCTCGGGCGCGGGGTTCCACGTCCTGCGCGTCGTCGAGCGCGAGGCCGCGCGCGTGCCGCCGTTCGACGAGATCGTCGACGCCGTGCGCGCGCAGCGCCGCCGCCGCGGCGACGAGGAGGCGCTCAGAACGGCCCTCGACTCGCTCCGGCGCCGGGCCGACGTGCGCGTGGCGGAGCGGCTGCCGTGACCTCGGGGCGGCAATCGGGCGGCGCCAGACCCGGCCCCGCGCTCGCCCTCGCGGTCACGGCGACCCTGGTCCCGCTCCTCGCGCTCGCCCCGCCCGCGCTCGGGCACGGCCGCAGCGTCTCGTACTCGAACTGGACCCTCACCGACACGGGCGCGCGGGTCGAGGCACGGCTCGCGCGCATCGACCTGACCCGTCTCGACGCCGACGCATGGGACGACGCCGCGACGGGCGCGTACGTCGCGCCCCGCCTCGTCCTCCTCGCCGGCGAGCGGCCGTGCGAGGTCGTCGCGGCGCCCGTCGCGCGCGCGGGTGAGGACGGCTGGTTGACGCTCGCCTGGCAGGTCGCGTGTCCGCCCGGCGCGCGCGCGATCGCGTCGCGCCTCTTCCTCGACGTGGCGCCGTCGCACCTCCACTTCGCGCGCGCGACGCTTCCCGACGGCACGGCCGCCGAGCGCGTGCTCTCGGGCGACGAGCCCCGCTGGACACTGGGGGAGGATGGCGCGGGGGCGTCGCTCGCCGACTACGTCGCGCTCGGCGTCCGGCACATCGCCGGCGGCTGGGACCATCTCGCCTTCCTGCTCGCGCTCGTGCTGCTGGCGCGCTCGCTCCTCGAGGTCGCGACCGTCGTGACCGCGTTCACGGCCGCGCACAGCGTGACCCTCGCGCTCGCGGCGACCGGCCTCGTGCGTCCCGCGCCTGGCACGGTCGAGGCCACGATCGGACTCTCGATCGCGCTGGTCGCGGCCGAGAACGTGTGGCTCCTCGGCGGGCGTGACTGCGCCACGCCGTGGCTCGCGACCGCGATGCTCGCGGCGCTGGCGCTCGCCGCCGCGCTCGGCATGGGGACCGTGCCCGTGGCCGTGCTCGCGGGGCTCGCGCTCTTCGCGCGCTGCCACTTCGGGCTGCTCGCGAGGAGCGGCGAGACGGCTCGGCTCCGGGCGCTGGTCGCGTTCGCGTTCGGGTTCGTGCACGGCTTCGGGTTCGCGGGCGTGCTCGCCGCGCTCGAGCTGCCGCGCCGCCGTCTGCTCCCGGCGCTCCTCGGCTTCAACCTCGGCGTCGAGGCCGGACAGCTCGCCGTCATCGCGGGCGCGTGGGCGCTCCTCGTGCTCGTGGACCGCGCGACCGCCGAGCGCGGACGGCGGCCGCTGGCCGAGATCGGGTCGGCCGCCATCTGCGGGCTCGGGCTCT
Above is a window of Deltaproteobacteria bacterium DNA encoding:
- a CDS encoding HupE/UreJ family protein encodes the protein MTSGRQSGGARPGPALALAVTATLVPLLALAPPALGHGRSVSYSNWTLTDTGARVEARLARIDLTRLDADAWDDAATGAYVAPRLVLLAGERPCEVVAAPVARAGEDGWLTLAWQVACPPGARAIASRLFLDVAPSHLHFARATLPDGTAAERVLSGDEPRWTLGEDGAGASLADYVALGVRHIAGGWDHLAFLLALVLLARSLLEVATVVTAFTAAHSVTLALAATGLVRPAPGTVEATIGLSIALVAAENVWLLGGRDCATPWLATAMLAALALAAALGMGTVPVAVLAGLALFARCHFGLLARSGETARLRALVAFAFGFVHGFGFAGVLAALELPRRRLLPALLGFNLGVEAGQLAVIAGAWALLVLVDRATAERGRRPLAEIGSAAICGLGLFWFVTRALGHG